In Phyllopteryx taeniolatus isolate TA_2022b chromosome 8, UOR_Ptae_1.2, whole genome shotgun sequence, one genomic interval encodes:
- the ece2b gene encoding endothelin-converting enzyme 2b, with protein MSVALQDLRNTMSSYKRATLEEDEASDALPDTSPSPQRLGVGFRNTSMDLLGRRTRMEVLLGILLLLSLLALITCLLVLGLAFGPVAGGGLCLTEACVKVASQMVEAMDRSADPCQDFYQFACGGWMRKNPLPDGRSRWSTFNIIWEQNQVLLKHLLENGTFNSSSEAEKKTQSYYLSCLNTQKIQELGARPLVDLIGKVGGWNLTGPWEKDNFMEVLKAVSGPYRAQPFFSVGVSVDPKNSNSNVIQVDQSGLFLPSRDYYLNKTANEKVLLAYLDYMVELGTLLGGSQASALVQMQQILDLETLLANITVPQDQRRDEEKIYHKVTIAELQTLAPAVDWLDFLSSCLSPLELNDSEPVVVYAREYLQQVSDLINRTEHSLLNNYMMWTLVQKSVSSLDQRFENAQDKLLESLYGTKKSCTPRWKTCIGNTDDTLGFALGALFVKATFDKHSKDVAEEMINEIRTAFKRALDRLNWMDDDTKQAAKEKADSIYDMIGFPEFIMDPKELDDVYDGYDVSEESFFQNMLNFYNFSSRVMADQLRKTPNKDQWSMTPPTVNAYYMPTKNVIVFPAGILQAPFYARDHPKALNFGGIGVVMGHELTHAFDDQGREYDKEGNLKPWWGNSSVNAFRQKTECMVEQYDRYAVNSEHINGKQTLGENIADNGGLKAAYDAYQMWVHKNGKEKRLPAVNLTNEQLFFVGFAQVWCSVRTPESAHEGLVTDPHGPPRYRVIGTLSNSAEFSRHFQCPAGTPMNTGRRCEVW; from the exons ATGAGCGTCGCGCTGCAGGACCTCCGCAACACC ATGTCGAGCTACAAGCGAGCCACACTAGAAGAGGACGAAGCATCGGACGCCTTGCCCGACACGTCCCCGTCTCCCCAAAGACTGGGG GTGGGCTTCAGGAACACCAGCATGGACCTTCTGGGCAGGAGAACCAGGATGGAGGTTCTGCTGGGCATCCTGCTACTTCTCAGCCTGCTGGCCCTGATTACCTGCCTGCTGGTCCTCGGACTAGCCTTCGGTCCAG TCGCCGGCGGCGGCCTGTGTCTGACAGAGGCGTGCGTGAAGGTGGCCAGCCAGATGGTGGAGGCCATGGACCGCAGCGCAGACCCCTGCCAGGACTTCTACCAGTTCGCCTGCGGGGGCTGGATGCGCAAGAACCCGCTTCCGGACGGACGGTCGCGCTGGTCCACCTTCAACATCATCTGGGAGCAGAACCAAGTGCTCCTCAAACACCTGCTGG AGAACGGCACCTTCAACAGCAGCAGCGAGGCTGAGAAGAAGACGCAGTCGTACTACTTATCCtgcctcaacacgcagaagatCCAAGAGCTAGGAGCCCGGCCTCTTGTGGACCTCATCGGCAAG GTCGGGGGCTGGAACCTGACAGGACCGTGGGAGAAGGACAACTTCATGGAGGTGTTGAAGGCGGTGTCGGGGCCGTACCGAGCGCAGCCCTTCTTCAGCGTGGGCGTCAGCGTCGACCCCAAGAACTCCAACAGCAACGTCATCCAG GTGGATCAATCAGGGCTCTTCCTGCCATCCCGGGACTATTACCTCAACAAGACGGCCAACGAGAAG GTGCTGCTGGCGTACCTGGATTACATGGTGGAGCTGGGCACCCTCCTGGGGGGCTCTCAGGCATCTGCCCTGGTCCAGATGCAGCAGATTCTCGACCTTGAGACGCTGCTGGCCAACATTACCGTACCGCAGGACCAACGGCGAGACGAGGAGAAAATATACCACAAGGTCACCATCGCGGAGCTGCAG ACGCTGGCTCCGGCTGTGGACTGGCTGGACTTCCTGTCGTCGTGCTTGTCACCGCTGGAACTCAACGACAGCGAACCCGTCGTCGTGTACGCGCGGGAATATCTGCAACAAGTCTCCGACCTCATCAACAGGACGGAGCACAG TTTGTTGAACAACTACATGATGTGGACGCTGGTTCAGAAGAGCGTGTCCAGTCTCGATCAGCGATTTGAGAACGCTCAGGACAAACTGCTGGAAAGTCTCTACGGCACCAAGAAG TCGTGCACGCCGCGCTGGAAGACGTGCATCGGGAACACGGACGACACGTTGGGCTTCGCGCTGGGGGCGCTCTTCGTCAAGGCAACTTTCGACAAACACAGCAAAGACGTT GCAGAGGAGATGATTAATGAGATCAGGACTGCGTTCAAACGAGCTTTGGACCGACTCAACTGGATGGACGACGACACCAAACAAGCTGCTAAGGAAAAG GCGGATTCCATTTACGACATGATCGGTTTCCCAGAATTCATCATGGACCCCAAAGAACTGGACGACGTTTATGACGGG TATGACGTTTCCGAAGAAAGTTTCTTCCAGAACATGTTGAACTTCTACAACTTCTCTTCAAGAGTCATGGCCGACCAGCTCCGGAAAACTCCCAACAAAGACCA GTGGAGCATGACTCCGCCCACGGTGAACGCCTACTACATGCCCACCAAGAACGTAATCGTCTTCCCGGCCGGAATTCTTCAAGCCCCTTTCTACGCCCGGGACCATCCCAA GGCTTTGAACTTCGGGGGCATCGGGGTGGTGATGGGACACGAGCTGACGCACGCCTTTGACGACCAAG GACGCGAGTACGACAAGGAAGGCAACCTGAAGCCGTGGTGGGGAAACTCGTCGGTGAACGCCTTCCGCCAGAAGACCGAGTGCATGGTCGAGCAGTACGACCGCTACGCCGTCAACTCGGAGCACATCAACGGCAAGCAGACGCTCGGGGAAAACATCGCGGACAACGGAGGCCTCAAGGCCGCGTACGAC GCCTATCAGATGTGGGTCCACAAGAACGGGAAGGAGAAGAGACTTCCTGCCGTCAACCTGACCAACGAGCagctcttcttcgttggttttgcTCAG GTGTGGTGCTCTGTCCGAACGCCGGAGAGCGCTCACGAGGGCTTGGTGACCGATCCGCACGGTCCGCCGCGCTACCGCGTCATCGGCACGCTGAGCAACTCGGCCGAATTCAGCCGACATTTTCAGTGCCCGGCAGGAACGCCCATGAACACTGGGAGGCGCTGCGAGGTCTGGTAG
- the LOC133482340 gene encoding somatostatin-1-like: MKCMKMGHLTKVFVGGGSIIIIIICVCVFAHVPVRVRACVRAHAMTSARPYKSGRGRMDPSNSQTCTHALSMKMCSSSSWCLLVLLLGVCASSAALTRANARRGGTLGPYKQDLLDSSPAEVVLWDLLQMENEATEDDEDERGQRRSGKAEERAGAPGLAELVGPRERKAGCKNFFWKTFTSC, translated from the exons ATGAAGTGCATGAAGATGGGTCATTTAACTAAAGTGTTTGTGGGGGGCggaagcatcatcatcatcatcatctgtgtgtgcgtgttcgcGCATGTGCCCGTGCGTGTTCGCGCATGTGTCCGTGCGCACGCTATGACGTCAGCGCGGCCCTATAAGAGCGGCCGTGGCAGGATGGATCCCTCAAACTCTCAAacgtgcacacacgcactgAGCATGAAGATGTGTTCGTCCTCCTCTTGGTGCCTCCTGGTGCTCCTGCTCGGCGTGTGCGCCTCCTCAGCCGCGCTCACGCGTGCTAACGCCAGACGCGGCGGAACACTTGGGCCCTATaaacag GACCTACTGGACTCGTCCCCGGCGGAGGTGGTTCTTTGGGACCTCCTCCAGATGGAGAACGAGGCGACggaggacgacgaggacgaGCGAGGGCAGAGGCGGTCCGGGAAAGCCGAGGAGCGCGCCGGAGCTCCTGGGCTCGCTGAGCTCGTGGGGCCTCGCGAGAGGAAAGCGGGATGCAAGAACTTCTTCTGGAAAACGTTCACGTCCTGCTGA
- the sst1.2 gene encoding somatostatin 1.2 isoform X2 has product MDFGPRHSAVSAHGPVNQRARRLRGRGRSLQKAAAAGTVAHKRNQNQSGNHNQKKKVAMRGCERSLVPLVTCLLVCSLAVSSQPDRQQDLDLDLDRELELRHLKMPHQLGHGQRDLLQDWTKRAVEDLLARLSPPEAEIRQPSDLASARMDGERSVDPPNNGPPRERKAGCKNFYWKGFTSC; this is encoded by the exons TTCCGCCGTCTCCGCACACGGGCCTGTCAATCAAAGGGCACGCCGTCTGAGGGGGCGGGGCCGCAGCCTTCAaaaagccgccgccgccggcacCGTGGCCCACAAACGCAATCAGAACCAGAGCGGCAACCACAACCAGAAGAAGAAAGTCG CCATGCGTGGATGCGAGCGTTCCTTGGTGCCGTTGGTCACGTGCTTGCTGGTGTGCAGCCTGGCCGTTTCCTCTCAGCCTGACAGACAGCAGGACCTGGATCTGGACCTGGACCGGGAGCTTGAGCTGCGTCACCTCAAGATGCCGCATCAACTGGGGCATGGACAACGTGACCTGTtgcag GACTGGACCAAGCGAGCGGTGGAGGATCTCCTGGCAAGGTTGTCGCCACCCGAGGCCGAAATCCGGCAGCCGTCCGATCTTGCGTCGGCTAGGATGGACGGCGAGCGCTCGGTGGACCCCCCCAACAACGGGCCCCCCCGCGAGCGTAAGGCCGGATGTAAGAACTTCTACTGGAAAGGCTTCACTTCCTGTTAG
- the sst1.2 gene encoding somatostatin 1.2 isoform X1, with the protein MSSPVARPRSVVLEAKSERADLGALDLFQRRASGYVGRRMMRMELPGKRARARPKRRLTAMRGCERSLVPLVTCLLVCSLAVSSQPDRQQDLDLDLDRELELRHLKMPHQLGHGQRDLLQDWTKRAVEDLLARLSPPEAEIRQPSDLASARMDGERSVDPPNNGPPRERKAGCKNFYWKGFTSC; encoded by the exons atgagctcaccaGTGGCACGGCCAAGGTCAGTTGTTTTGGAGGCAAAGTCGGAGAGAGCCGACTTGGGTGCTTTGGACCTGTTCCAGAGGAGGGCGAGCGGGTATGTTGgcagaaggatgatgaggatggagctgccaggcaagagagcgagagcaaGACCCAAGAGAAGGTTGACAG CCATGCGTGGATGCGAGCGTTCCTTGGTGCCGTTGGTCACGTGCTTGCTGGTGTGCAGCCTGGCCGTTTCCTCTCAGCCTGACAGACAGCAGGACCTGGATCTGGACCTGGACCGGGAGCTTGAGCTGCGTCACCTCAAGATGCCGCATCAACTGGGGCATGGACAACGTGACCTGTtgcag GACTGGACCAAGCGAGCGGTGGAGGATCTCCTGGCAAGGTTGTCGCCACCCGAGGCCGAAATCCGGCAGCCGTCCGATCTTGCGTCGGCTAGGATGGACGGCGAGCGCTCGGTGGACCCCCCCAACAACGGGCCCCCCCGCGAGCGTAAGGCCGGATGTAAGAACTTCTACTGGAAAGGCTTCACTTCCTGTTAG